Below is a genomic region from Isosphaeraceae bacterium EP7.
CCCGGGATTTCCCCGTCGTGAGACGGGTCGCTGAACCAATCGATCGTCATCGCGGAACAGGCGTACCAGGAGACCGCGAACGTCAGGCCAGTCAGGAGCTGCGTGACCTGACGATCGATGCGGCGGTGTGTGAAGAGCAAGGCGACGAGGCCCGAGAGCCAGAGGCCCAGGGCCGAGGCCGTCCCGACGTCGAACCTCGGGGCGGCATGAGGCGACGATGGGCGTGCCCACAGGAACATCAACCATTCCGCGCCGAAGAAGGCCAGGCACGACGCGAGGTACCAGGCGACGACGACGGCCGCTCCGGAGAGGAACCGCGTCTGCCTGGAGGAGATCCGGATCGCCATCAATTTCGTCCGATTCCGCGGAAGTCGACGGCCACAAGCTCTGGCCCAGGGTGCGACGATCGAAAACTAGGACAGATCCAGGGCATTGTCCGCATCGTCGGGTCGGCGCCATGCTATTCGTCCGGACAGGCAATCGCCAGCCAGGAATCGATCCGACTCTGCAATTTTTAGCACACATCCCGACAGGCCGCGGGAAATGACACTCGGGCCGGGGCCCGCGCGGCTGCCGGTGTGCCGCCCGAACGTCCACCGACACGCCGGGCCCTTTCCGGCGGGGACGATCGTGATGGAGATCGGCCCATCCTCTCGTCGATCATTCCGGCGCGAATGGGGACCGCTTCAGCCGCAGGTTCGATTCGCGAGATGGAGTTCAAGCCTGTCATGCGCGGCGTTGATCTCGCTCATCTTCTCCTGGGCAACCGCCCGCAGGTGCGGGTCGATCGGGAATCGATCGGGATGCCAGGCCAGCACCAGGCTGCGGTAAGCCTGGCGGACCTCCTCGGCGGTCGCCCCGACCTTCAGCCCCAAGATCCCCAGGTCACTCCTCGAACCGGGCGAGTCGAAGACTTGAGTCGATCCCCGTCCGGGGCCGTCATTCCGGGGCGGTTCACGGCGGGGTGGAGGATCGGCGATCGCCGCGAACACGCCCCCGAGGCGGGCGTCCCCTTGGATCCGGGCACGCCGGCCGCCCAAACGTCTAATGCTTAATTTCTCATAGATTGATTCAACGAGGTCGCGGCGATATCCGACGCTCTCCCGGCGATGCATCGAGCGGAACGTGAGCAGCCATGCGGGTGCGGGCAATCCGACCAGGGCGAACCGGAGGGGATAATACCACCAGTCGGACTTCTCCGCCGGCGGATGGGCCGCGTCAAACTCGGGATTTCTCGCGACGGCCGACGGTTCATTGAACCACTCGATCGTCGTCACCAGGCACAGGTACCAGGAGAACGCGAAGGGCAGGATCGTGACGTATCGAAGGAACTGACCGTCGATGAATTGCTGCACGAGGAACATCGAGGCTAGGCCGACGAGCCACATCGCCAGGGCGGCGAACGTCGCGTGATCGAGGATCATCACGGCGTGTCGCGAATGCGGAGGCCGGCAATGGTCGATCAGCCACAACGCGCCGCCATAAGCCAGGATCGAAGCGAGATACCAGCCGAGGGCGATGGCCGCTCCGGAGAGGATCCTCATGGTGCCACGCGGATGGGGCCGGGTCGCCATCGAGATCGTCCGCTCGAATGAGAAACGACGGCCGCATCCGACGGCCCATCGCGCGAGGATCGCGGATCAATCAGGGTACCGCGATCCTGACCACGTCTTGAAGCCGGCTCCACGCGATTCGTGCGGACAGGCGATTGCCAGCGCCGCCGACGATCAGCCCCGCGGAGATCCCAGCAGCCTCAGCACGGCCGGATCGTCGAGGCGGTCGACGAGGAGGTCGGCGGCGCCCAGTCCCGTGGCGGGGCTGTGGTCGTGGGGGATCCCGACGGCGTAGGCCCCGGCGGCCTTGGCGGCGGCGATCCCGGTGGGGCTGTCTTCCAAGACGAGGAGGTTCGACGGGTCGACGCCGTGGCGGGCGGCGGCCTTGCGGTAGATCTCGGGGGCCGGCTTGCTCTCGGTCACGTCCTCGGCGCAGAGGGTGAACGCGAACCGGTCGAGCAGGCCGTGGCGGCTGAGCAGGCCCTCGGCGTACTCGCGGCGCGAGGAGGTGGCCAGGCAGATCGGGAGCTTACGCTTGCCGATTGCGTCCAGGAGGGCGAATAGGCCCGCGGTCGGGTGAACGGACGTGTCAAGCACGGCGAAGAAGCGTGCCGTGACGTCTTCAAGGAGTTCCTCGGGCGTCTCGTCCAGCCCCGCCATCCGCTTGAGCGCGGGGAAGGAGACGTGGGCCTGCTTGCCGAGCATCGCGGCCATGATCTCGGGGGTGAAGTCCTTCCCCTTGTCGGCCATCATCTCTGTGATGACACGATGGGCGAGCGCCTCGGTGTCGAACATCAGGCCGTCGAGGTCGAAGGCGATGGCACGGATTTCGGGGGCTGCGACGACATTCATGGGGTGACGTTGCTCCGTGCTGGGGTCCTAGGCGAGCGAGGCGGCCAGGCGGCTCAAACCCTCGTCGAGGGAGATCCGGGGGTTGTAGCCCAGGTCGCGGCGGGCGGCGGAGAGGTCGAACCAGTGCGCGTGGGAGAGCTGGCCGGCCAGGAACCGGGTCATCGGCGGCTCGGCCTTCATACCGAAAAGGCGGTAGCCGGCCTCCAGGATCGCGCCCGCGGCGTAGGCCGTGCGGGGGGAGACGGTCTTGCGCACCGGCGGCAGGCCCGCGGCGGCGAGGATCCGGTCGACCAGGTCCCAGACGGGGACGGGCTCTCCCTGGGCGATGAAATAGGCCCTGCCCGCCGGGGGGGAGCCGGGGGCCAGGCGGTCGGCGGCCAGTAGGTGGGCGTCGGCGGCGTTGTCGACGTAGGTGGAATCGACGAGCTTGGGCGCATGCCCGATCCGCCTGAGCTTGCCGGCCCGACCGCGGGCGATGATCCGGGGGACGAGGTGATTGTCCCCGGGGCCCCAGATCAGATGGGGCCGGAGCGCGACGGTGGCAAAATTCGGGCCGTTGGCGGCGAGCACGAGCCGCTCGGCGAGCGCCTTGGTGGCCGGGTAGGGGGCGTCGTACCGATCGGGATAGGGGGTCGACTCGTCGGCGTTTTCCAGGTCGTGGCCGCCGAAGACGACGCTCGGCGAGCTGGTGTAGACGAGGCGGCCAACGCCCGAGGCGCGGCAGGCGTCGACGACGTGGCGGGTGCCGACGTGATTGACGCGGTCGAACTCGACGTAGGGGCCCCAGACGCCCGCCCTGGCCGCGACGTGGAAGACGACGTCGACCCCGCCGACGGCGCGGGCGACGGCGGCAGGATCGGACAAGTCGCCCCGGATCTGGTCGACGCCCAGGGCTTCGAGCACAGGGTAGGCGTTGCGGGCGAGGCTGCGGACGGAGTCGCCCCGGGCGACGAGCTGGCGGGTGATGGACAGGCCGAGGAAGCCGCCGGCGCCGGTGACGAGGGCGTTCATTGAGGAGGGGCCGAGATCATGGCTGCCTCCGGAGGCGGCGGGTGGCCCAGGCGGCAAGCTTCTCGCGGAAGATCTTGGAGTTGTGGCGGATGTCGACGGGGAACGAGGGGTGGAAGAGGATGGTGGTGATGGCGCTGGTGTAGGGGGAGGTGGCGCCCAGGGCCAGAAGCTCGCGGCGCAGGCGTTTGCGGCCGATGAGCCAGGACCACTTGGTGGGCTCCACGCAGAGGACCGGGCGCATCGAGCCGGGGATGCCGATCCCCACCAGGGCGCTGCGGGCGACCTCGGGGTGGGTGTTGAAGATCGCCTCGCTGGGGATCGTGTAGAGGGTGCCTCCCTGGATCTGGACCCGGTGCGCCTTGCGGC
It encodes:
- a CDS encoding J domain-containing protein; protein product: MATRPHPRGTMRILSGAAIALGWYLASILAYGGALWLIDHCRPPHSRHAVMILDHATFAALAMWLVGLASMFLVQQFIDGQFLRYVTILPFAFSWYLCLVTTIEWFNEPSAVARNPEFDAAHPPAEKSDWWYYPLRFALVGLPAPAWLLTFRSMHRRESVGYRRDLVESIYEKLSIRRLGGRRARIQGDARLGGVFAAIADPPPRREPPRNDGPGRGSTQVFDSPGSRSDLGILGLKVGATAEEVRQAYRSLVLAWHPDRFPIDPHLRAVAQEKMSEINAAHDRLELHLANRTCG
- a CDS encoding NAD-dependent epimerase/dehydratase family protein; this translates as MNALVTGAGGFLGLSITRQLVARGDSVRSLARNAYPVLEALGVDQIRGDLSDPAAVARAVGGVDVVFHVAARAGVWGPYVEFDRVNHVGTRHVVDACRASGVGRLVYTSSPSVVFGGHDLENADESTPYPDRYDAPYPATKALAERLVLAANGPNFATVALRPHLIWGPGDNHLVPRIIARGRAGKLRRIGHAPKLVDSTYVDNAADAHLLAADRLAPGSPPAGRAYFIAQGEPVPVWDLVDRILAAAGLPPVRKTVSPRTAYAAGAILEAGYRLFGMKAEPPMTRFLAGQLSHAHWFDLSAARRDLGYNPRISLDEGLSRLAASLA
- a CDS encoding HAD family phosphatase, translated to MNVVAAPEIRAIAFDLDGLMFDTEALAHRVITEMMADKGKDFTPEIMAAMLGKQAHVSFPALKRMAGLDETPEELLEDVTARFFAVLDTSVHPTAGLFALLDAIGKRKLPICLATSSRREYAEGLLSRHGLLDRFAFTLCAEDVTESKPAPEIYRKAAARHGVDPSNLLVLEDSPTGIAAAKAAGAYAVGIPHDHSPATGLGAADLLVDRLDDPAVLRLLGSPRG